In Apium graveolens cultivar Ventura chromosome 10, ASM990537v1, whole genome shotgun sequence, the following are encoded in one genomic region:
- the LOC141693387 gene encoding nucleolar GTP-binding protein 1 isoform X2: MAASSSLWQLPSTKFLCNVSKLAKVRGVVYNPKMDVFRGVQTIAYTIVNGSYVQKAPTELQDKDKNLSTIDSVGAFQKLPMVMPSVDVYNSALKKAKRVPPTKGILNIAKRERNKGAKQLDALMKELAVSLRTYKENFPRKQSLHPYERSLIDLTLGDGNYEEVLKKVEALRKKVVSVGKEHASLCAQSSTKKEAQERLDEGMKSLEEVFKSQGKAVDELLIIAKALRAMPVVDLETPTLCLVGAPNVGKSSLVRLLSTGKPEICNYPFTTRGILMGHIHLTYQNFQVTDTPGILRRRDEDRNNLEKLTLAVLSHLPTAVLYVHDLSGECGTSPSDQYIIYKEIKERFSDHLWIDVVSKCDLLQESPVVYITEDSNADNTELARYRKMGPDGSLRVSVMSKVGIDELKSRVHEMLVSQLARIKIPDSEQENVEVPKRFL; this comes from the exons ATGGCTGCAAGTTCTAGTCTTTGGCAACTTCCTTCCACTAAATTCCTCTGTAATGTCTCCAAACTTGCTAAAg TGCGTGGTGTGGTATACAACCCGAAGATGGATGTGTTTCGGGGTGTCCAGACTATTGCATATACGATTGTGAATGGAAGCTATGTGCAAAAGGCACCCACTGAGCTACAGGACAAA GACAAAAATTTATCAACAATTGATTCTGTCGGGGCCTTTCAGAAGCTACCTATGGTAATGCCATCCGTTGATGTTTATAACTCTGCGTTGAAAAAGGCAAAGAGGGTCCCACCGACAAAGG GCATTCTTAATATTGCAAAACGTGAGAGAAACAAAGGAGCAAAACAACTTGATGCATTGATGAAG GAGCTGGCTGTCTCTTTAAGAACATACAAGGAAAATTTTCCGAGAAAACAAAGTTTACACCCTTATGAAAGATCACTTATTGATTTGACTCTTGGAGATGGCAACTATGAAGAG GTATTGAAAAAAGTTGAGGCTCTGAGAAAGAAAGTTGTATCTGTTGGAAAAGAGCATGCCTCCCTGTGCGCCCAG TCTTCGACCAAGAAAGAGGCACAAGAACGATTAGACGAG GGGATGAAAAGCCTGGAAGAGGTTTTTAAAAGTCAAGGAAAAGCAGttgatgaattattaattataGCAAAG GCTTTGCGTGCAATGCCAGTAGTTGATCTGGAGACACCAACACTTTGTCTTGTTGGAGCTCCTAATGTCGGAAAATCGTCTTTGGTTCGGCTACTCTCAACAGGGAAGCCGGAG ATCTGCAACTACCCTTTCACTACTAGAGGAATTCTAATGGGTCATATTCATTTAACATACCAGAATTTTCAG GTGACAGATACACCTGGTATCTTGAGGAGGCGAGATG AGGACAGAAATAATTTAGAAAAGCTGACTCTTGCCGTCCTCTCTCATTTGCCAACTGCCGTACTGTATGTTCATGATCTGTCGGGGGAATGCGGGACCTCACCTTCTGATCAG TATATCATTTACAAAGAAATTAAAGAAAGGTTCAGTGATCATCTCTGGAttgatgttgtctccaaatgTGATCTACTGCAAGAGTCTCCAGTTGTTTACATTACAGAAGATAGTAATGCTGACAATACTGAGCTGGCCAGATACCGGAAAATGGGACCTGATGGATCCTTGCGTGTTTCAGTAATGAGTAAAGTGGGGATTGACGAG TTGAAGAGTAGGGTACACGAGATGCTGGTTTCTCAATTAGCGAGAATCAAAATCCCTGATAGCGAACAGGAAAACGTTGAAGTTCCAAAGCGTTTTTTGTGA
- the LOC141693387 gene encoding nucleolar GTP-binding protein 1 isoform X1, which produces MAASSSLWQLPSTKFLCNVSKLAKVRGVVYNPKMDVFRGVQTIAYTIVNGSYVQKAPTELQDKVKDKNLSTIDSVGAFQKLPMVMPSVDVYNSALKKAKRVPPTKGILNIAKRERNKGAKQLDALMKELAVSLRTYKENFPRKQSLHPYERSLIDLTLGDGNYEEVLKKVEALRKKVVSVGKEHASLCAQSSTKKEAQERLDEGMKSLEEVFKSQGKAVDELLIIAKALRAMPVVDLETPTLCLVGAPNVGKSSLVRLLSTGKPEICNYPFTTRGILMGHIHLTYQNFQVTDTPGILRRRDEDRNNLEKLTLAVLSHLPTAVLYVHDLSGECGTSPSDQYIIYKEIKERFSDHLWIDVVSKCDLLQESPVVYITEDSNADNTELARYRKMGPDGSLRVSVMSKVGIDELKSRVHEMLVSQLARIKIPDSEQENVEVPKRFL; this is translated from the exons ATGGCTGCAAGTTCTAGTCTTTGGCAACTTCCTTCCACTAAATTCCTCTGTAATGTCTCCAAACTTGCTAAAg TGCGTGGTGTGGTATACAACCCGAAGATGGATGTGTTTCGGGGTGTCCAGACTATTGCATATACGATTGTGAATGGAAGCTATGTGCAAAAGGCACCCACTGAGCTACAGGACAAAGTAAAG GACAAAAATTTATCAACAATTGATTCTGTCGGGGCCTTTCAGAAGCTACCTATGGTAATGCCATCCGTTGATGTTTATAACTCTGCGTTGAAAAAGGCAAAGAGGGTCCCACCGACAAAGG GCATTCTTAATATTGCAAAACGTGAGAGAAACAAAGGAGCAAAACAACTTGATGCATTGATGAAG GAGCTGGCTGTCTCTTTAAGAACATACAAGGAAAATTTTCCGAGAAAACAAAGTTTACACCCTTATGAAAGATCACTTATTGATTTGACTCTTGGAGATGGCAACTATGAAGAG GTATTGAAAAAAGTTGAGGCTCTGAGAAAGAAAGTTGTATCTGTTGGAAAAGAGCATGCCTCCCTGTGCGCCCAG TCTTCGACCAAGAAAGAGGCACAAGAACGATTAGACGAG GGGATGAAAAGCCTGGAAGAGGTTTTTAAAAGTCAAGGAAAAGCAGttgatgaattattaattataGCAAAG GCTTTGCGTGCAATGCCAGTAGTTGATCTGGAGACACCAACACTTTGTCTTGTTGGAGCTCCTAATGTCGGAAAATCGTCTTTGGTTCGGCTACTCTCAACAGGGAAGCCGGAG ATCTGCAACTACCCTTTCACTACTAGAGGAATTCTAATGGGTCATATTCATTTAACATACCAGAATTTTCAG GTGACAGATACACCTGGTATCTTGAGGAGGCGAGATG AGGACAGAAATAATTTAGAAAAGCTGACTCTTGCCGTCCTCTCTCATTTGCCAACTGCCGTACTGTATGTTCATGATCTGTCGGGGGAATGCGGGACCTCACCTTCTGATCAG TATATCATTTACAAAGAAATTAAAGAAAGGTTCAGTGATCATCTCTGGAttgatgttgtctccaaatgTGATCTACTGCAAGAGTCTCCAGTTGTTTACATTACAGAAGATAGTAATGCTGACAATACTGAGCTGGCCAGATACCGGAAAATGGGACCTGATGGATCCTTGCGTGTTTCAGTAATGAGTAAAGTGGGGATTGACGAG TTGAAGAGTAGGGTACACGAGATGCTGGTTTCTCAATTAGCGAGAATCAAAATCCCTGATAGCGAACAGGAAAACGTTGAAGTTCCAAAGCGTTTTTTGTGA